One region of Arvicola amphibius chromosome 3, mArvAmp1.2, whole genome shotgun sequence genomic DNA includes:
- the LOC119809884 gene encoding ATP-binding cassette sub-family E member 1-like: MADKLTRIAIVNHDKCKPKKCRQECKKSCPVVRMGKLCIEVTPQSKIAWISETLCIGCGICIKKCPFGALSIVNLPSNLEKETTHRYCANAFKLHRLPIPRPGEVLGLVGTNGIGKSTALKILAGKQKPNLGKYDDPPDWQEILTYFRGSELQNYFTKILEDDLKAIIKPQYVDQIPKSAKGTVGSISDRKDETKTQAIVCQQLDLTHLKERNVEDLSGGELQRFACAVVCIQKADIFMFDEPSSYLDVKQRLKAAITIRSLINPDRYIIVVEHDLSVLDYLSDFICCLYGVPSAYGVVTMPFSVREGINIFLDGYVPTENLRFRDASLVFKVAETANEEEVKKMCMYKYPGMKKKMGEFELAIVAGEFTDSEIMVMLGENGTGKTTFIRMLAGRLKPDEGGEVPVLNVSYKPQKISPKSTGSARQLLHDKIRDAYTHPQFVTDVMKPLQIENIIDQEVQTLSGGELQRVALALCLGKPADVYLIDEPSAYLDSEQRLMAARVVKRFILHAKKTAFVVEHDFIMATYLADRVIVFDGVPSKNTVANSPQTLLAGMNKFLSQLEITFRRDPNNYRPRINKLNSIKDVEQKKSGNYFFLDD; this comes from the coding sequence ATGGCAGACAAATTAACAAGAATTGCTATTGTCAACCATGACAAATGTAAACCTAAGAAATGTCGACAGGAGTGCAAAAAGAGTTGCCCTGTGGTTCGAATGGGAAAATTATGCATAGAGGTTACACCCCAGAGCAAAATAGCATGGATTTCTGAGACTCTCTGTATTGGTTGTGGTATTTGTATTAAGAAATGCCCCTTTGGCGCCTTATCAATTGTCAACTTGCCAAGCAActtggaaaaagaaacaacacatcGATATTGTGCCAATGCCTTCAAGCTTCACAGATTGCCTATCCCTCGTCCAGGTGAAGTTTTGGGATTAGTTGGAACTAATGGTATTGGAAAGTCAACTGCATTAAAAATTTTAGCAGGAAAGCAAAAGCCAAACCTTGGAAAATATGATGATCCGCCTGATTGGCAAGAGATTTTGACTTATTTCCGTGGATCTGAATTACAAAATTACTTCACCAAGATTCTAGAAGATGACCTAAAAGCCATTATTAAACCTCAATATGTAGACCAAATTCCCAAGTCTGCGAAGGGGACAGTGGGATCTATTTCGGACCGAAAAGATGAAACAAAGACACAGGCAATTGTATGTCAGCAACTTGATTTAACTCACCTTAAAGAACGAAATGTTGAAGATCTTTCAGGAGGAGAGTTGCAGAGATTTGCTTGTGCTGTCGTTTGCATACAAAAAGCTGATATATTTATGTTTGATGAACCTTCCAGTTACCTTGATGTCAAGCAGCGTTTAAAAGCTGCCATTACTATTAGATCTCTAATAAATCCAGATAGGTACATCATTGTGGTGGAACATGATCTAAGTGTATTGGACTATCTCTCTGACTTCATCTGCTGTTTATATGGTGTACCAAGTGCTTATGGTGTGGTCACTATGCCTTTTAGTGTAAGAGAAGGCATAAACATCTTTTTGGACGGCTATGTTCCCACAGAGAACTTGAGGTTCAGGGATGCATCCCTTGTCTTTAAGGTAGCTGAGACAGCAAACGAAGAAGAAGTTAAAAagatgtgtatgtataaataccCTGGGATGAAGAAAAAGATGGGCGAGTTCGAGCTCGCAATTGTAGCTGGAGAGTTTACAGATTCTGAAATCATGGTGATGCTGGGGGAAAATGGTACAGGTAAAACCACATTTATCAGAATGCTTGCTGGAAGGCTTAAACCCGACGAAGGAGGAGAAGTACCAGTTCTAAACGTCAGTTATAAGCCACAGAAAATCAGTCCCAAATCAACTGGAAGTGCTCGCCAATTACTGCATGATAAGATCAGAGATGCTTACACTCACCCACAGTTTGTGACTGATGTGATGAAGCCCCTACAGATTGAAAACATCATTGATCAAGAGGTGCAGACATTGTCTGGTGGTGAACTTCAGCGAGTAGCTTTAGCTCTCTGTTTGGGGAAACCTGCTGATGTCTATTTAATTGATGAACCATCTGCATATTTGGATTCTGAGCAAAGATTAATGGCAGCCCGAGTCGTCAAACGTTTCATACTCCATGCAAAGAAGACAGCTTTTGTTGTGGAACATGACTTCATCATGGCCACCTACCTAGCAGACCGCGTCATCGTGTTTGATGGTGTTCCGTCTAAGAATACAGTT